One genomic region from Nilaparvata lugens isolate BPH chromosome 3, ASM1435652v1, whole genome shotgun sequence encodes:
- the LOC120350175 gene encoding uncharacterized protein LOC120350175 — MEEFVVPIKDGEKPTKKTPDKSTWKRTKEKIARHKPSQMPEFPKCNHFTGAFQCRTLTMRDVQKFHGLFYKRPERQHQNNFILRNVEIKNVQRRRSREHKTKEKSQLLRTTKYFVKTTAGDKVPVCMNSFLSILGVSRFRVNNITNELKKNGEVVERRGGFRKKEKYSTQKISIMNFINTLKCVESHYCRERSCRKYLPSDLNVKKLWRIYSSKNKNLAVKLSFFRKIFNTQYNIGFGTPRTDVCSTCLSLREKIKCEMDAVKKNELLTEKRVHRLRYKAFYKKLQEKDNDILILSFDCQKNLALPKIPDQSTYYSRQFYFQNFTVVKGHSRGPLNPSTVTSYCWTENEYSKDSNLISSCVFDCLRSTDLTLYKKVRLISDGCGGQNKNSILVAMCHSWLWCFAPNNIEEVELVFPVTGHSFYPQIEFLETLNVE; from the exons ATGGAAGAGTTTGTAGTTCCAATCAAAGATGGTGAAAAACCAACAAAGAAAACTCCTGACAAAAGTACATGGAAACGCACGAAAGAAAAGATTGCCAG ACACAAGCCATCACAGATGCCAGAATTCCCCAAATGCAACCACTTTACTGGGGCATTCCAGTGCCGCACATTAACAATGAGAGACGTACAAAAATTCCATGGTTTATTCTACAAACGCCCGGAACGCCAAcaccaaaataattttattcttcgAAATGTGGAAATAAAGAACGTTCAGAGGAGGAGATCAAGAGAACACAAAACTAAAGAAAAATCACAACTACTGAGGACTACAAAATATTTCGTCAAAACTACAGCAGGAGATAAAGTGCCAGTCTGTATGAAcagttttttatcaattctagGCGTATCCCGATTTCGTGTCAATAATATCacaaatgagttgaaaaaaaatggtgAAGTAGTTGAAAGAAGAGGAGGGTTTCGCAAGAAAGAGAAGTACTCAACACAAAAAATCAgtattatgaattttatcaacaCATTGAAATGTGTTGAATCTCACTATTGTAGGGAGAGAAGCTGCCGAAAGTATCTTCCCAGTGATCTTAATGTAAAAAAACTATGGAGAATTTActcatcaaaaaataaaaacttggCAGTAAAACTATCCTTTTTCCGAAAGATTTTcaacacacaatacaatattggtTTTGGCACGCCAAGAACCGATGTATGCTCTACGTGTTTAAGCCTCAGAGAGAAAATCAAATGTGAAATGGATGCTGTGAAGAAAAATGAGCTCTTAACAGAAAAACGGGTACATCGTCTGCGCTACAAAGCATTTTACAAAAAACTTCAAGAAAAAGACAATGACATCTTAATATTGTCATTTGATTGCCAAAAAAATTTGGCACTTCCTAAGATACCCGATCAATCAACATACTACAGCCGCCAgttctattttcagaattttacaGTTGTGAAGGGACACAGCAGAGGGCCATTGAACCCTTCAACAGTAACGTCCTACTGTTGGACTGAGAATGAGTATTCAAAGGACTCCAACCTTATTTCATCATGTGTCTTTGACTGTCTGCGAAGTACTGATTTGACCTTATATAAAAAAGTGAGACTGATCTCTGATGGTTGTGGGGGTCAAAATAAAAACTCTATCCTTGTAGCCATGTGTCACTCATGGCTCTGGTGTTTTGCACCCAACAAcatagaagaagttgaattggtTTTTCCGGTAACAGGCCATAGCTTTTACCCCCAGATAGAGTTTTTGGAAACATTGAACGTAGAATGA